CAGGTCCAGCAGCGCATCGCGAAAGCCCTCCAGTTCATCCACCGTAATGCTGCGCATCATAAATACGGTCAGGAAACTTGAAATCTGGTTCTGGTTATACTTACCGGCGGTCACATTCACCAGCACCTCCCGCGCCTCAGCTTTCGTCAGGGTCTTATGCTCAAATAAGTGGTTCAGTATTTCTTTCATGTTATTATTAGATGTTAGACTAAAGACGTAAGACTCAAGACTTTTCTTTTCTAGTCTACAAACATTGTGTCTTGCTACTTGTGTCCTGTGCCCAGTTTAGCTGTCTAACCAGTTCTTAATCATTTCCCTGCCATGCTCAGTTAGCACCGACTCCGGGTGAAACTGTACGCCGCGCACGTTGTGCTCCCGGTGGCGCATAGCCATGATGTGTCCCTGCGCATCGACAGCGGTTGGTTCCAGGCAAGCCGGCAGTTCCTGCTCCACCAGCCAGGAGTGGTAGCGGCCCGCCTGAAATCGCGTTGGAAGGTTCTGGAACAGCGGCTCCTGCGTACTCACCACCTGCACCGGCACCGCCACGCCATGCCATACTTCCTTGCTGTTAAACAATTTACCCCCGTATACCTCGCCTATTGCCTGATGGCCGAGGCAAACTCCGAACAGGTCTTTGCTGGAGCCATAGGTGCGGATGACCTCTTTCAACAGCCCCGCTTCGTCAGGAATTCCAGGGCCGGGCGAAAGCATGATTTTGTCGAAGGTTCCAACTTCCTCCAGCGTGATCTTGTCGTTTCTCCGAACCGTTACCGTTGCCCCCAGCTCCTGCAGCAAGTGCACCAAATTGTAGGTGAAAGAGTCGTAGTTATCTATTACCAGAACGTTCATATCAGTTAATTTCTTGGGCCATTTCCAGTGCGCGGCGCAAGGCCATTAGTTTGTTGTCCACCTCCTGCAGCTCGCTCTCCGGATCGGAGGCCGCCACAATGCCTGCACCTGCCTGAAAATATAATTTGTAGTCTTTGCTCAGGAAAGAGCGAATCATGATGGCACTGTTAAAGTTGCCGTTAAAGTCGAGGAAGCCAATGCAGCCACCATAAAAGGCACGGTTTGTTGTTTCGTAGCGGTCGATCAGTTGCATGGCCATGTGCTTGGGGGCGCCGGAAAGGGTGCCTGCCGGAAACGTGCTGGCCACCATCTGGAGTGCATCCTCCTGCCGGTGCAAAGTACCTGACACTTTAGACACTAAGTGAATCACGTGCGAGTAAAACTGTATCTCCCGGAACGTCTCCACCTGCACGCTGTGTCCGTTGCGGCTCAGGTCGTTACGAGCCAAATCTACCAGCATCACGTGCTCGGCATTCTCCTTTGGGTCGGCCAGCAGTTTCTCGGCAAGTGCCGCGTCAGCCGCATCGTCGCCTGTTCTTCGGAACGTGCCGGCAATCGGGAATATACTGGCCTTCTTGTCCTTAATCACCAGCTGGGCCTCCGGTGATGAGCCGAAAATCTTGAAGCTGCCGTAGTCGAAGTAAAATAGGTAAGGTGAAGGGTTGATAGAGCGCAACGAACGGTATACATTGAAATCATCACCCTGAAAACTCTGGGCAAACCGGCGTGAAAGCACCAGTTGGAATACATCGCCGCGGTAGCAGTGCTCTTTGGCTTTGGCGATATTCTTCAGAAAAGTTTCCCCGCTGATGTTATGTTCTTCAGCACCGCTTGTCCTGAAAGTATAGCTCGGAATGTTGCGGCTATTCAACAAGGCCTCCAGCTGCGCTATTCCATCATCCTCTC
Above is a window of Pontibacter akesuensis DNA encoding:
- a CDS encoding anthranilate synthase component I family protein, translated to MKKYTLHTTFKRLLADTLTPVSVYLKLRDKFPNSILLESSDYHGAENSFSYICCNPMASIKAENEVLTEVFPDGSVRTTDITKDTNVPVLLGEFSRSFEVEENKQFSFIHNGLFGYMSYDAVRYYEDIQLNMREGRAEIPDLYYAVYRHIIAINHFTNEAYIFAHNYNQGEDDGIAQLEALLNSRNIPSYTFRTSGAEEHNISGETFLKNIAKAKEHCYRGDVFQLVLSRRFAQSFQGDDFNVYRSLRSINPSPYLFYFDYGSFKIFGSSPEAQLVIKDKKASIFPIAGTFRRTGDDAADAALAEKLLADPKENAEHVMLVDLARNDLSRNGHSVQVETFREIQFYSHVIHLVSKVSGTLHRQEDALQMVASTFPAGTLSGAPKHMAMQLIDRYETTNRAFYGGCIGFLDFNGNFNSAIMIRSFLSKDYKLYFQAGAGIVAASDPESELQEVDNKLMALRRALEMAQEIN
- a CDS encoding anthranilate synthase component II, whose translation is MNVLVIDNYDSFTYNLVHLLQELGATVTVRRNDKITLEEVGTFDKIMLSPGPGIPDEAGLLKEVIRTYGSSKDLFGVCLGHQAIGEVYGGKLFNSKEVWHGVAVPVQVVSTQEPLFQNLPTRFQAGRYHSWLVEQELPACLEPTAVDAQGHIMAMRHREHNVRGVQFHPESVLTEHGREMIKNWLDS